TGACGCCATAGGCCTCGGGGGTCGAGACCACCTGCGACAGAGCCAGCAGCTTGGGCACGTAGTCGCGGGTTTCCTGCGGCAGTGGCAGGTTCCAGTAGTCGGTAGGCAGACCGAGCCTTTCGTTGCGCTCGATCGCCCGGCTAACGGTGCCTTCGCCGGCATTGTAGGCGGCCAGGGCCAGCAGCCAGTCGCCGTTGAACATGTCGTGCAGGCGGGTCAGGTAGTCCAGTGCGGCGTTGGTCGACGCGGTGATGTCGCGGCGGCCGTCGTAGAAGTTGGTCTGGCGCAGGTTGAAGTGGCGCCCGGTGGACGGGATGAACTGCCACATGCCGGCGGCATGGGCACGCGAGTAGGCCATCGGGTTGTAGGCACTCTCGATTGCCGGCAGCAGGGCCAGCTCCAACGGCATGTCGCGCTCTTCGAGGCGTTCGACGATGTAGTGCAGGTAGAGGCTGCCACGCTCGCCGGCATTCTCGAGGAACGACGGGTTGCTGGCGAACCACAGGCGCTGCTGCTCGATGCGCGGGTTGACGTCGATGCTGTCCTGCAGGGCGAAGCCCTGGCGCATGCGTTCCCATACATCCTGCGGTGGCTCGGCGGGCTTGATCGCCAGCGGGGCTGGTTTGTGCTTGATCCGCGCCTGGTAGTTGTGCGCGCGAACGCTGTCGGCTTCGTCGAGCTGACGGGTGCTCTGGCAGCCCACCAGGGTGGCGGCCAGCGCCAGCGCACTGATTTGGGCCAGGCGCGTCAGGGCGACTGAGTGAGCGGTTCTGCGGCTACGTGAAGACATCGGCTGGGACAGGTTTCCGGGCGAAAAATTTCGGCGATTCTAGAAACCGCTCCCGGCCGGGTCAACCGTTGTCAGCCCTCTGCGATATATCTTGAGGTTATCAGAAGGTGTCCTTCCAAGACCTCAAGGCAGCAAAAACAGTGACCTGCGAGTCGTTTGAATGTCCCTTCCATTCGTCTGCTTTTTGTTTAACTAATGTTTCAGATGTACGCAGGAAGGGGTTGGTCAGGCGCTCCAGGCCGATGGTTGATGGCAATGTGATGCGATTTTCCGCGCGCAAACGGGTAACGTCTTCGAACCGCTGCTGAACGTGCGGATTGCCGGGCTCCACGGCCATGGCAAAACGCAGGTTGCTCAGGGTGTATTCGTGGGCGCAGTACACTTTAGTGTGTTCCGGCAGCGCGGCCAGGCGGGCCAGGGCGGGCTGCATCTGCTGTGGCGTGCCTTCGAACATACGCCCGCAGCCTGCGGCGAACAGGGTGTCGCCACTGAACAGCACGGGCGTGGCGGGCTGATCGCTGAACAACGCGATATGGCCAAGGGTGTGCCCTGGCACGGCGAGCACCGTGAAGTTCACGCCCAGCACCGTGACCTGGTCGCCTTCGTCCAGCGCCAGGTCGCGGCAGGGAATGCGCTCGTTGGCAGGGCCGCAGACTCTGGCGCCGGTCAGCTGCTTGAGGCGTTCGACGCCACCGACGTGGTCGTTGTGGTGGTGGGTGACCAGAATGTCTTCCAGTACCCAGCCGGGGTGCGCGGCCAGCCAGGCCTCCACTGGGCCGGCGTCGCCGGGATCGACCACCGCGCAGCGGCGTTTGGCAGTATCCTGTAACAACCAGATGTAGTTGTCGGAGAAAGCGGGGAGAGCATCGATCTGTATCATGGTGCGGATCCGATTCGCCTAGCGTGGCACATGAGGGCATCTTAGCCGCGATGGCGCGGGGCGAGAACCTTCGAGGGAGAGCGCAATGACCGACCAAGCCTTTGCCCAGGCCGACCCAGACTGGATCGAGCTGATCAGCCTGGCCCGTGAGTGGTTCAACGGCCCGCTCGGCCAGTTGATGTTGAAGGAAGAGGAAAAACTGCTGGAAGAAGAGCTGGGGCGCTTCTTTGGCGGTTACCTGGTGCATTATGGCCCTTGTGCCGAAGCGCCGCCCAGCGCCCCTCAGGTGCAACGCAATGTGCGCCTGGGCGCACCGCTGCCGGGTGTGGAGATCGTCTGCGAGGAGCAGGCCTGGCCGCTGAGCGAGCATGCCGCCGACGTGGTCGTGCTCCAGCATGGCCTGGATTTCTGCCTGTCGCCCCATGGGTTGTTGCGCGAAGCCGCCAGTGCTGTGCGCCCGGGCGGCCATTTGCTGATCGTCGGCATCAACCCCTGGAGCAGTTGGGGCATGCGCCATTTCTTCAGCCATGGCGCGTTGCGCAAGGCTCGCTGCATTTCACCATCTCGGGTAGGCGACTGGTTGAACCTGCTGGGCTTCGCCCTGGAGAAACGCCGCTTCGGGTGCTATCGTCCGCCGCTTGCCTCGCCGGCCTGGCAACAACGCCTGGCAGGCTGGGAACGTTTGGCGGGTGGCTGGCAAGGCTCCGGTGGCGGGGTCTACCTGCTGGTGGCGCGCAAGATGGTGGTCGGCCTGCGGCCGCTGCGCCCGGAGCGTCGCGAGCCGATGGGCAAGCTGCTGCCCTTGCCGTTGGCCAAGGTCAACCGCACCGCCGTCAACCCCGATACCGAAAAGCACTGAACATGAGTGGTACATGAGCGAAAGCGTCGAGCTGTATACCGATGGTGCCTGCAAGGGCAACCCTGGCCCCGGCGGCTGGGGCGTCCTGCTGATCTACAAGGGCGTCGAGAAGGAACTGTGGGGCGGTGAGCGCGAAACCACCAACAACCGCATGGAGCTGATGGCGGCGATCCAGGGGCTGATGGCGCTCAAGCGTGAATGCGAGGTGGTGCTGACCACCGACTCGCAGTACGTGATGAAGGGCATCAACGAATGGATGGTCAACTGGAAGAAGCGCGGCTGGAAGACCGCCGCGAAAGAGCCGGTGAAAAACGCCGACCTGTGGCAGTTGCTGGACGAGCAGGTCAACCGCCACAAGGTCACCTGGAAATGGGTGCGTGGCCACATCGGCCACCCGGGCAACGAACGTGCCGACCAGCTGGCCAACCGCGGCGTCGAGGAAGTGCGCGCCAAGCGCTGAGCTGGGGTACAATCCGCGGCTCTGTAATCGATGCAAGTTGGAGCGCCCCGCGTGGAGCAGCAGCAAGATAAACGCCTGGTCATTCTCGACACCGAAACCACCGGCATGCCGGTCAGCGAAGGCCACCGGATCATCGAGATCGGTTGCGTCGAGGTCATCGGCCGGCGCCTGACCGGGCGGCACTTCCACGTCTACCTGCAGCCTGACCGCGAAAGTGACGAGGGCGCGATCAACGTCCACGGTATCACCGATGCCTTCCTGGTCGGCAAGCCGCGCTTCGCCGATGTCGCCCAGGAGTTCTTCGACTTCATCCAGGGCGCCACGCTGGTCATCCACAACGCGGCGTTCGACGTTGGTTTCATCAACAACGAGTTCGCGTTGCTGGGGCAAAGCGACCGCGCCGATATCTCGAACCACTGCACCATCCTCGATACCCTGTTGCTGGCGCGTGCCCGTCACCCGGGGCAGCGCAACAGCCTCGATGCGCTGTGCAAACGCTACGACATCGACAACTCCGGCCGCGAGCTGCACGGCGCATTGCTCGACTCCGAGCTGCTGGCGGACGTCTACCTGGCGATGACGGGTGGCCAGACCAGCCTGTCGCTGGCTGGGCACGGGGCTGACGGTGACAACGACGGTCAGGGCAGTGGTGGTAGTGAAATTCGCCGGATTGTCGGCCGTGCGCCGGGGCCGGTGATCATGGCCAGTGCCGAGGAACTGGAGGCCCATGCCGAGCGTTTGGCGGCGATTGCCAAGTCGGCGGGTGGGCCTTCGATGTGGCAGGCGTTGACGGAGACGCCTGCTGGCTGACTCTTGGTTTGTAGCGGCCCTGTCGCCGGCAACCCACTGAACTCGATAACAGTGGTTTTCCTGTGGGAGCCGGCTTGCCGGCGATAGGGCCGCTACGGTAATCATCAGGCTCTACTACCCTGAGGAAGGATGCTCTGTCCTTCGGAGGTAGCAGCCTGATGTACAAGGACCTCAAGTTCCCCATCCTCATCGTCCACCGTGCCATCAAGGCCGACAGTGTCGCCGGTGAGCGCATCCGTGGCATCGCGCAGGAACTGAGCCAGGACGGCTTCGCCATCCTCGCCGCCGCCGACCACGCCGAAGCGCGCCTGGTCGCCGCCACCCACCATGGCCTGGCCTGCATGCTGATCGCCGCCGAGGGCGTCGGGGCCAATACCCACCTGCTGGAAAACATCGCCGAACTGATCCGCCTGGCCCGTGCCCGTGCGCCCGACCTGCCGATCTTCGCCTTGGGTGAGCAGGTCACCCTGGAAAATGCCCCCGCCGAGGCCATGGGCGAGCTGAACCAGTTGCGTGGCGTCCTCTACCTGTTCGAAGACACCGTGCCATTTCTCGCCCGCCAGGTGGCGCGCGCTGCGCACAACTACCTCGACGGCCTGCTGCCACCGTTCTTCAAGGCGCTGGTCCAGCACACCGCGCAGTCCAATTATTCCTGGCATACCCCTGGCCACGGCGGCGGTGTAGCCTACCGCAAGAGCCCGGTGGGCCAGGCGTTCCACCAGTTCTTCGGGGAAAACACGCTGCGCTCGGACCTGTCCGTCTCGGTGCCCGAGCTTGGGTCGCTGCTCGACCACACCGGCCCGCTGGCCCAGGCCGAAGCCCGTGCGGCGCGCAATTTTGGCGCCGACCACACCTTCTTCGTGATCAACGGCACTTCCACCGCCAACAAGATCGTCTGGCACGCGATGGTCGGCCGTGATGACCTGGTGCTGGTGGACCGCAACTGCCACAAGTCGGTGGTGCACGCGATCATCATGACCGGTGCTATCCCTGTCTACCTGTGCCCGGAGCGCAACGAACTGGGCATCATCGGGCCTATCCCGCTCAGTGAGTTCACCCCAGAGGCGATCCAGGCAAAGATCCAGGCCAACCCGCTGGCGAAGGGGCGTGAGCCGCGGATCAAGCTGGCAGTGGTGACCAACTCCACCTACGACGGCCTGTGTTATCACGCCGGCCTGATCAAGCAAGTGCTTGGCCCCAGTGTCGAGGTGCTGCACTTCGACGAGGCCTGGTTCGCCTACGCGGCGTTTCATGAGTTCTTCGCCGAACGCTATGCCATGGGCACCCTGTGCAATGCCCATAGCCCACTGGTTTTCAGCACCCACTCCACCCACAAATTGCTTGCCGCCTTCAGCCAGGCGTCGATGATCCATGTGCAAGATGGCGCGCAGCGCCAACTCGACCGCGACCGGTTCAATGAAGCGTTCATGATGCATATCTCCACTTCGCCGCAGTACAGCATCCTCGCCTCGCTGGATGTGGCGTCAGCGATGATGGAGGGGCCGGCGGGGCGCTCGCTGTTGCAGGAGATGTTCGACGAAGCCCTGAGTTTTCGCCGGGCCCTGGCCAACCTGCGCGAGCACATTGCCGCCGATGACTGGTGGTTCAGTATCTGGCAGCCGCCAGCGGCGGAGGGTATCCAGCGCCTCGATGCCCAGGACTGGCTATTGCAGCCGAGGGCCGAGTGGCATGGTTTTGGCGAGGTTGCGGACGACTATGTGCTGCTCGACCCGCTGAAGGTGACATTGGTGATGCCGGGCCTGAGTGCCGGTGGCGTGCTGGGCGAGCACGGCATTCCTGCGGCGGTGGTCAGCAAGTTTCTCTGGGAACGCGGCCTGGTGGTGGAGAAGACCGGGCTCTACAGCTTCCTGGTGCTGTTCTCGATGGGCATCACCAAGGGCAAGTGGAGCACGCTGCTGACCGAGCTGCTGGAGTTCAAGCGCCACTATGACGCCAACACCGCGCTTGGCACGTGCCTGCCCAGCATCGTCGCGGTCGACGCTTCACGTTACCAGGGCATGGGCCTGCGCGATCTGTGCGATCAGTTGCACGCCTGCTACCGCACCAATGCCACGGCCAAGCAACTCAAGCGTCTGTTCACGCGCTTGCCCGAAGTGGCCATGACGCCGGCGCGGGCCTACGACCTGATGGTGCGTGGGGAGGTGGAGGCGGTACCGATCGAGGCGCTGCTCGGCCGGGTCGCTGCCGTGATGCTGGTGCCTTACCCGCCGGGCATTCCGTTGATCATGCCGGGCGAGCGGTTTACCGAAGCGACCCGCTCGATCCTCGACTACCTGGCATTCGCCCGTGCTTTCAACAGTGGCTTCCCCGGCTTCGTCGCCGATGTGCATGGCCTGCAGAACGAAAGTGGCCAGTACACGGTGGACTGCATCAAGGGATGCGAATGATCTCGACGCCGGTGCGCGCCAGTTCGAAGCGGTCTTCACCCAGGTGGTTGACGCGGTCGCCAATGGCCAGGCGATAGGTGGTGATCGGCGCACCCAGGGCGCTGCCGTCGGTTTGCAGGGTCGACTCCTGGAACTCGTGAACGGGGTAGATGCGGCCTTCGGCGTCTCGGGCGTGGAACTGGCCGACCATTACTGCTGCCATTTAGGTGAAAACCTCTGAAATACGTAGGAAATGTCTGCAGGGATAGACCGTGCAACCCGGCGGGAGTTTTCGTCTTCGGCAAAAAAAACCTAAGTGCCGAGGAACGGTCATCTATAACTACATCGTCTCTTTAGCCAGCAAAGGTTGGAAATCGCCATGAGCCAGGTGTATTCGGTAGCGGTCGTCGTCGGCAGCTTGCGCAAGGACTCCTACAACCGCAAGGTGGCCCGCGCCCTTTCAGAGCTGGCACCGTCCAGCCTTGACCTGAAGATCGTCGAGATCGGCGACTTGCCGCTGTACAACGAGGATGTCGAGGCCGCAGGTGTGCCCGAGCCGTGGAAGCGCCTTCGCGAAGAGATCCGCCGTAGCGATGCCGTGCTGTTCGTCACCCCGGAGTACAACCGCTCGGTGCCAGGTTGCCTGAAAAATGCCATCGACGTAGGTTCGCGACCTTACGGCCAGAGCGCCTGGAGCGGCAAGCCCGCGGCCGTGGTGAGCGTGTCGCCGGGGGCCATTGGCGGCTTTGGTGCCAACCACGCCGTGCGCCAGTCGCTGGTCTTCCTCGACATGCCCTGCATGCAGATGCCAGAGGCCTACCTGGGCGGTGCAGCGAACCTGTTCGATGACAGTGGCAAACTCAGCGACAAGACCCGGCCGTTCCTGCAGGGCTTCATCGACAAGTTCGCCTCTTGGGTCAAGCTGAACCGGGCGGTCTGAGCTCACGCCCTTGCCGGCAGCCATTCCAGCTGTAGTCAGGCCGGGTAATCCTTACAGCATTGTCGCTCCTGAACCTCGTTGCTGGAGCGACAATGTCCAACACACCCTCGGCGATGCGCACGGCCGATGAAAAAATCCTCGGCGCCACCGATGACTTCATTGCTGCAAGGCTGCCGGCCTGGTTGAAGCAGGCTTCACGCGCCCAGTTGTCAGGATTGCGTGCGGCTTTCAATATTCACCAGGCCAGCCAGGCGCGCCTGCGTAGGCACACCCTGAAGCTCGAACCGCTTGACGTATTCGCCGAAAAGCACCTCAAGGTGCTGTTGGCCAAGCCACTGCCCGAGGGCGTGGAGTTTTCACAGCTTGAATGGCTGGTGGTGACGCCCTGGCTGGGTACGCTCGGCAGTTCTGACATGCAGGCGTTTGGTTACCAGGCATCACGCACCTCCGGCATCTTGCGGCTGATGAGCAACTTCGAGCTTGGCAATTCCTTCTATGCCGGATCCGGTCTGGTCGCGCCTGGCCAGGATGAAGTGCTGTCGATCTCGGATACGGAGCTGGTGTCCACGTGCCGAATGCTGGATGTGGGAAAAAAATATCAGGATGAGTTGGACCAGGTCTTCAACGCTGAGGCCTTGGGCATCCTGGCCGATGACAAGCGTTCCGGGCTTGCGTTGGCAAGCAAGATCGCAGCGATGAAAGGCGACATTTCCGCCAAGGTGGAGATCGCCTTGCTTGAAATGACACGCGAACAGATACATCTGGAGAAGTCGGGGCTGCGCGGTTACGGCGGAACATTGCAGGTGCTCGGTCAGGTTGCGGCTGATGGCATGCTGGTCCGCTTGCGCGATGTGGAGGGCCGGCAGGTGGGTGTCCTGCTCTACCTGCCGAGCGATCCGTTGCAGGCATTGCGCTACTTCGCTGATGAAACTTCGATGAACAGTGCCCTGGCCGCATTGCTGCAAGACGAATCCTACCTTTCCTTTTTCACTCAGCTGATCAGCCTGCAAAACCGGGCCAGTTTCGTCGAGCAACTCGGCAAGCGCCTGAAAGACCCGAAACCTGACCTTGACCTCGAAGGTGTCGTGGTTGAGGGCAGCATTTTCGACGCATTGGCCAGTGCCCAGGTCAAACGCACCAAAGAAGATGCGCGGTTACTGTTGGTGCCAACGGCCGAGGCCGATGTCAAGGCCGCCCGCGCCCGGCATGAGGCCTGGAAGTCGGCAGGCCTGAACCTGATCAACCTGGCAGGGCTTTTCATCCCGGTGCTTGGTGCGCTGTTGCTGGGGCAACTGGTGTTGCAGACCTTGAGTGATGTCTTCGAGGGCGCACAGGACTGGTACGAGGGGCACCGTCATGAAGCCTTGGAGCATATGCTCGGCGTGGCCGAAGCGCTGGCTGTGACCACCGCGACCGTGGTCGGCGTGAGTGTCGTGCGCAGTGCCCTGGTCGCTGCCATGGAGCCCGTCAATGTAAGAAGCGGTATCAAGCGTCTGTGGGACGACAGTCTCGTGCCTTACGAGTCGGTGCCCGGGAACATTGCCCTGCGTCCCGATGGCTTGTATGGCGATGGCAAGCAGCGCTGGCTGCGCTCCGGTTCACGTTACTACGAGGTGCATCGGCCTGACCCGCAGGGCCCTTATCGGTTACGCCATCAGCGTCGTTCAGGGGCATACGAGCCCGTCGTGCTGCATAACGATGAGCGATGCTGGCGGCCGATATGCGAGCGGCCCTGGGAGTGGGATGACCGTGCGCGAATGCTCGATCGGCTGTGGCCGCAGCACCCGATGATCGGTGCGCAACGGGCGGAGCAGGTGTTGCGCGTGGCAGGGGTCGATCAAGATGAACTGCGTGGCATCCTGATGGAAAACCGGGTGTTGCCTGTCAATCTGCGCGAAGCGCTGCGCAGCTTCGAGGCGGATGAGCAAATCGGGCGGTTCTTCGACCATTTGCAGCGCAAACGTCTGGATGCGCAGGATGAGAAGCTATTGAAGTGGTGCGAGGGGTTGCCCGATGTGGGCAAGGGTATCGCGCAGGTACTGAAGGCAAAGCTGCAGCTGCGCGGGGCGCTTTACATGCACCTGACACGGCCGGACATTGTTGGAAACGACCCTTTGTTCAAACAGTTGCAGAGGGATTTTCCTGGTTTGGGAGATAGCTATGCCACGCTGCTGGCAGGCGGGGCCAGTGCGCTTGAACGCAGTGAAGCAGTCAGCAATCGCAGGCTTCCCCAAGGGTTGGCGCTCAAAGCGGCTTCGTTGCTGCGTGTGGCGAGAATCAGCAAGGCCTTGGCGGGCCTTTACCTTGCCAGCGGCTATTGCACGGAAACCGGCGAGCTGGTGTTCGCATTGCTCAATCAACTTGACCCTCGGACCATCAACATCAACCTGTGTGAGGGTGAAGTCGACGGACGCCTGGTGGCGAGTCTGGTGGCGCAGGGCCAGGGAGAGCCATTACGGACACTGGTTCATCAGGAGGGGCGGTTCAATGCCTTCGAGGCTGATGGCAGCAAGCTTGAGATTTCCGTAGACGACCCGGGCGATCTTTTCGAAGTCATCACCGCATTGACGACGCCTGCCCAATGGGCCGAGTTGGGGGTCGAGGGGGATGACGGGGTCAGCCAGGTACTGCGGGGCCGGGCACTGGAGCAACTGCCTGAAGGCCATGAGGAGATTGCCCGCTTCATGGAGTGGCCAGAGCGCACACGTTGGTTCAACCCGGGGCAACGCCTGGAAGACGGCCGGGTCGGTTACCTGCTCAGTGGGCGCGGTGCAGAGCGCGCGAGAACGTCTCGGGAGGTGTTGCGAGACGGTATGCGCCGCTACTTTCCGGGCTTGAGCGAAACGCAAATCGATAAGGAACTGCAGCGAATGCTGGCGGGACGGGCTTCGGCGTACGATCTGTTGCTCGAGTTGCAGGACGACCACGAGCAGTTGGAAGTGACGCTGCAACGCTGGCAAGGCAGTGAGCTCAATGATGCCAGGCGGCAAATCCGTGGACACGTTGCCCAACGTCTGAGAAGAGCGTGGGGCGCGCAGGCCGAGGTGGAAGCGGTGAACGATGACGGTGTGGTACGGCAGCGCCTGAGCCTGACTGACTTGACTATCACCACCCTTCCGGCATTTGCGCTACAACTGAACTTCACCTACATCACCTCGTTGGTGATGACCGGTACAACGATCAGCGAAGTGCCGTCACAATTTCTCAGTGCTTTTAGCGGTTTGCGGGTTTTGAGCATGGGGGGGAATGCGCTGCTGCGGGTTCCAGAAGGTATTTCATACCTCACCGAGCTGCGCGAACTGAGCTTGGCGCGCAACAACATTCGACTGGACGCTGCCTCCGAGCAGGCATTGACCCGATTGCCGCGCCTCTGCTCGCTCGACCTCAGCCATAATCCTCTTGGTCAATTCGCGATGAGGTTCAATCATCTGCCGCACATGGTGAAACTCTATTTGCGTAACTGTCGCCTGGGTACCTGGCCGCTCGGCGTGGAGCTCTGTGGCTTTCTCGAGGTAGCAGACTTGCGCTACAACCAGTTGCCGGCTGCGCCAAACGACTTGCTGCTCATGCCGTATGAGTTTCGCCGCGCTTTCCAGCTTGACGGCAATTCGATAAGCAGTGGAGACCTGCAGCGCTTCTACGCGTTGGACAGCATACCGGAAGAGCCGTCTGGGCCGCCCGTCTCGACGATCGATGCACGCGCGTGGTGGTCAGGTGAAGATGCCCAGGGCCAGGTCAGCCTCGGTAAACGCTGGGACGAATTGCAGAAAACAGTGGAAGGGCAAAAGTTTGTTGGACTGTTGGGCAACCTGATTGCGTTTGCCGACTTCAGCTGGAAGCGGTCTTACCTGTTCGAACAGGGCTGGAGCGTGCTGACCGAGCGGGAAAACAATGCCGTGTTTCGCCAGCAAGTCGACGCATTGATGGCCCAGCCGATGACAGATGACAACGCTGTCATCGACCGTTTCAGCCAGTTGTCATTGCACTTGCGCATTGCTCGGGCAGAGGCGCGTGTGGCTGTTGGCCGCGGTGCCGAGCTATTGGATTTCGGGCGGGCGTTGATGCGGCTGGACTTCCTGAACCAGTACGCGCGTCGAGATGTTGTCCGGCGTCAGCAGGTGCGCGCGCGCGTAGACCGCATGGCAATTGTCTTGGGCTACAGGGTGCGGCTGCGCCAGCGCTTGAACTTGCCCCAGCAGCCGTTGGCACTGCGCGAGTCGCAGGACGGTCGGGTATCCGGGGAGCAGTTGCTGGAGGCGCTGCGTGCCTTGCGCGAGAACGAAACCCATGAAAATCTGGCAGCCAGCCTCTGTCGCCGGTCGTTCTGGCAACGGTATGTGGAGCTTGAGAATGCCGGTGCATTCAGTCACTTGACAGACGTGTACACGCAGAGGCGCAACCTTATCGAAGGGCAGCGTGTTCAGTTGGGTGAGCTCCAGTATCGAGCCAGCCTGAACGCGCTGGAAATCGAAAAGGACGCCGATACCCATGCCTTGAGGCTGCAGCTCACCTTGCAGACCATTCGCAGCCTTGAGAGAAGTCGGGGATAGACAAGGGTTGCGCTCGGGCGATTTCACCCAGCGCTTTGGCGCGCAAGCCCGCTCCTGCAGGCTCGAGGTTGTGCCTGTAGGCGCGGGCTTGCGCGCGATGGGTGCAGCACCGAAGGATCAGGATGCCTGCGGCATTTCCCCTTTGGCCAAGCGCCGGTTGATGTCTGCAATCACCTCGGGCAGCTCATTGATGGTATCGATCAGGTAGTGCGGGCGAGAATGCTCGAACATCGCGTGGATACGTTTTCGCTCGCTTTCCAACTTTTCCGCACTCAGTGCCTGATAGCCTTCCCAGGTCAGGCCCAACGCGTTGCCCGAGCACACCAGGGCCACGGTCCACATGCCGGCGCGGCGGCCTTCCAGGATGCCCGGCACCGTGTCGTCAACCTTCACGCAGGCCGCCACATCATCGATGCCCAGGGCAATCACGTTGGCCAGGGCCTGGGCTGGCCATGGGCGGCCATTCGGGGTTTCGTCGGTGGCCACCACATGGTCGGCGACATAACCGTTGTTGGCCGCCAATTCCACCACCTTGTCCATCACCACTTTCGGGTAGCCCGAGCACGAGCCGATCTTCAGGCCGTCCTGGCGCAGGCCGGTGAGGGTGTCCAGGGCGCCAGGGATCAGCGCCGAGTGCACGGCGATCTTTTCGATCTGCAGTGGCATGAAGCGGTTGTAGATGGCGGTGACATCATCATCGGTCGGCGTGCGGCCGAACACCTTGCGATAGCGTTCGGCGATTTCTGGCACATCGCACAGGGTGCGGATGTGGTCCCACTTGCCCATGCCCATCGGGCCACGGGCTTCTTCGATCGAGACCTGTACATCGAACTCGGCGAAGGCTTCGACGAAGATCTGGGTCGGGGCGAATGAGCCGAAGTCGACCACGGTGCCGGCCCAGTCGAGGATGGCGGCTTGCAGCTGGGTAGGGTTGCTGTAGTTCATGTGCGCGTTTTCCTGAAATTGAAAGGGCAGCGAGTCAGATGTCCAGTACTTCCATTTCCCGCAGCACGTCGGCCACGGCAGTGACGGCGGCCTGCATGCCGTCCGCCCCGACCACGCCAATGCAGCCGACGCGGAAGGTCTCGACCTGGGTCAGCTTGCCCGGATAGAGGATGAAGCCCTTGGCCTTGACGCGTTCGTAGAAGTCCTTGAACTGGTAGCGGGCATCGTTCGGCGCATGAAAGGTAACGATGATCGGCGCCTGGATCTCGGCTGGCAGGAAGCTGCGCAGGCCGATGGCGGCCATGCCCTCGAGCAAGGTCTTGCAGTTGTTGGCATAGCGCTGGTGGCGGGCGGGCAGGCCGCCTTCCTCGTTGTACTGCTGCAAGGCCTCGTGCAGGGCCGCGACCACGTGGGTCGGTGGGGTGAAGCGCCACTGTCCGGTCTTGGCCATGTAGGCGTGCTGGTCGTGCAAGTCCATGGCCAGCGAATGGGCATTACCTTCGGCAGCGGCC
The Pseudomonas sp. KU43P genome window above contains:
- the phnX gene encoding phosphonoacetaldehyde hydrolase; its protein translation is MNYSNPTQLQAAILDWAGTVVDFGSFAPTQIFVEAFAEFDVQVSIEEARGPMGMGKWDHIRTLCDVPEIAERYRKVFGRTPTDDDVTAIYNRFMPLQIEKIAVHSALIPGALDTLTGLRQDGLKIGSCSGYPKVVMDKVVELAANNGYVADHVVATDETPNGRPWPAQALANVIALGIDDVAACVKVDDTVPGILEGRRAGMWTVALVCSGNALGLTWEGYQALSAEKLESERKRIHAMFEHSRPHYLIDTINELPEVIADINRRLAKGEMPQAS
- a CDS encoding NEL-type E3 ubiquitin ligase domain-containing protein, yielding MSNTPSAMRTADEKILGATDDFIAARLPAWLKQASRAQLSGLRAAFNIHQASQARLRRHTLKLEPLDVFAEKHLKVLLAKPLPEGVEFSQLEWLVVTPWLGTLGSSDMQAFGYQASRTSGILRLMSNFELGNSFYAGSGLVAPGQDEVLSISDTELVSTCRMLDVGKKYQDELDQVFNAEALGILADDKRSGLALASKIAAMKGDISAKVEIALLEMTREQIHLEKSGLRGYGGTLQVLGQVAADGMLVRLRDVEGRQVGVLLYLPSDPLQALRYFADETSMNSALAALLQDESYLSFFTQLISLQNRASFVEQLGKRLKDPKPDLDLEGVVVEGSIFDALASAQVKRTKEDARLLLVPTAEADVKAARARHEAWKSAGLNLINLAGLFIPVLGALLLGQLVLQTLSDVFEGAQDWYEGHRHEALEHMLGVAEALAVTTATVVGVSVVRSALVAAMEPVNVRSGIKRLWDDSLVPYESVPGNIALRPDGLYGDGKQRWLRSGSRYYEVHRPDPQGPYRLRHQRRSGAYEPVVLHNDERCWRPICERPWEWDDRARMLDRLWPQHPMIGAQRAEQVLRVAGVDQDELRGILMENRVLPVNLREALRSFEADEQIGRFFDHLQRKRLDAQDEKLLKWCEGLPDVGKGIAQVLKAKLQLRGALYMHLTRPDIVGNDPLFKQLQRDFPGLGDSYATLLAGGASALERSEAVSNRRLPQGLALKAASLLRVARISKALAGLYLASGYCTETGELVFALLNQLDPRTININLCEGEVDGRLVASLVAQGQGEPLRTLVHQEGRFNAFEADGSKLEISVDDPGDLFEVITALTTPAQWAELGVEGDDGVSQVLRGRALEQLPEGHEEIARFMEWPERTRWFNPGQRLEDGRVGYLLSGRGAERARTSREVLRDGMRRYFPGLSETQIDKELQRMLAGRASAYDLLLELQDDHEQLEVTLQRWQGSELNDARRQIRGHVAQRLRRAWGAQAEVEAVNDDGVVRQRLSLTDLTITTLPAFALQLNFTYITSLVMTGTTISEVPSQFLSAFSGLRVLSMGGNALLRVPEGISYLTELRELSLARNNIRLDAASEQALTRLPRLCSLDLSHNPLGQFAMRFNHLPHMVKLYLRNCRLGTWPLGVELCGFLEVADLRYNQLPAAPNDLLLMPYEFRRAFQLDGNSISSGDLQRFYALDSIPEEPSGPPVSTIDARAWWSGEDAQGQVSLGKRWDELQKTVEGQKFVGLLGNLIAFADFSWKRSYLFEQGWSVLTERENNAVFRQQVDALMAQPMTDDNAVIDRFSQLSLHLRIARAEARVAVGRGAELLDFGRALMRLDFLNQYARRDVVRRQQVRARVDRMAIVLGYRVRLRQRLNLPQQPLALRESQDGRVSGEQLLEALRALRENETHENLAASLCRRSFWQRYVELENAGAFSHLTDVYTQRRNLIEGQRVQLGELQYRASLNALEIEKDADTHALRLQLTLQTIRSLERSRG